Within the Microtus ochrogaster isolate Prairie Vole_2 linkage group LG2, MicOch1.0, whole genome shotgun sequence genome, the region GCGGTTTAGGCTGATCATAGAAGCGGGGAATCTCCCGGGCCAGAACCCCTCGTCCCATTCCCCATGCTGTCTTCCCACCGCAACCCCCAGACGCGAGCATTGGGGCCCGAAGCTCTCACCGCGCGTCCCTGGCCTGCGCGCTCCGAAGGCCTGAACCCTCCCGGCGGGGCTGCGGCGCCAAACTCGCTCCCGGGCTGGGGACGCGGTCGCTCACTGGTGGACGGAGGCGGGGGCCCTTGGGGTAGACTGGCGGCAGCGGAGGCGCGCACGGCACCAGCCTGGGGCGGGGCGGGAGGCTGCACGCAACCCTGGCCCGCCTCTTGCACAAAGATTTGGGGGCTCTGAGATGGGCATTTCTGACAGGGGAAACAGAACCCGATCCAAGTGTCGGCTGGAACGGTGCCTCCTCGGATGACAAGATCACCTCCCAAGTTACACTTCCCTCTACAGTAGCCAGCTCCACTCTGGAAACCCAGAGTGGGGCGTCCAAAGGGCAGGGCCGAGAGCGCCCTAAGACTCCCGGAAACGCCCAAGAGCACAGCCCCTGCCccacctgctcctcttcctctgagTCGGAACCCGAAGGCTTTTTCTTGGGCCAGCGCCTTCCAGGTCCCTGGAAGTCCTCCCCAAACCTCcagacagatgacagagacatctccagGAAGCACTGCACCATTTGTTAGTGGGGCAGCCCGGAGAGCAGAGTAGTGAGATGGGGGAACCTATGAAACAGGATAACAAGACTGCAGTGTAAAGAACCCGAGACTGAAGGCAGGTAGACACGCGGGACAGTCCCATCCACACTGCACGTTCTCTAACCTGTAGAAAAGTTTCTTGGGGAAACACCACTGCCCAAGCTTCCTGGGTGAGCTAGCCCCTATCCCCAAGGGCTGAGTTTAGCCCCACCGTCAGCACCTTGCTTAAACTAATAGAATGGTGGCGCTACACGGGTAACGCCCTAGGCACCGGGAGGTGGGGCAGCGAGCACCGGCTCCACCTCCGACCTGGGTTCCAAGCTCGTGGAAGCAGCCGGGGGCGGGTCTTCTTGCATCTCACTACCGGTAGGCGGAAGTGCGGGGTCGGAAGTTGCGCGATCAGCCAGCGCCGACTCTGAGCCGCGCACAGGCACTGTGGAGGTGCTCGGTGCTGTTATGGCTTCTAGTGGGATGGCAGTGAGCTCCTCCGGCTCGGCCAACGAGGCCCCCCAGGTTCCAGACAACGTGGGAGACTGGCTCCGCGGCGTCTATCGCTTCGCCACCGATCGGAACGATTTCCGGAGGTAACCGAGGCTGGCCCCTCTCTGATCCTCATAAACTTGTATTTCCCTTTCTTGTGAGGCTGGCAAtcctaggtgttttttttttgtttttgtttttgttttttaaccacaTTGACAACATAGTGGTTTCGCGGtaactttctgtgttttgttgaGGCCGTAGGCTCGTAAAATGCATTGCTGTCAAAAATATCTGCCACGTGCTTCTCAAGGTATCTAGAATGTCGACCTGGACTGTAGCGACGGTTCAGCTGGTGGAAGCGTTTGCCGCcaagcttgaggacttgagttagATCCCTGGTACCCGCAAGGTGGAGGGAGATAACCAACTCCTGAGGTTGTACTCTGATCTCCACACTCGCACTGTGTCAACATGCagtatcacacacatacaatttcatgattttttttttttttgattttcgagacagggtttctctgtagctttggagcctgtcctggaactagctcttgtagaccaggctgacctcgaactcacagagatccgcctgcctctgcctcccttgtgctgggattaaaggcgtgcgccaccaccgcccggcctgaatgtattatttttaaaaagtcaccctGACctaggaggcagggaagagatgcTAAGGCATAAATCGGAATTTTACGTTAGAGTGTTAAGTTGGCCTTTGCTTGTGTTAGGAATAGATATAAACTCCAAATTCTCACGTGCATATTATGCGACGTATCACTATACCAAGTGTTGATCAAAACCTCCAGAAGGTGGTGTTGATGTAAACTTCCCATGGTATGCCATTAGCTCCATCAAACTCAGTGACCTCAGGgttaatgaaatatattttctactCAGGAACTTGATCCTCAATTTGGGACTCTTTGCTGCGGGAgtttggctggccaggaacttgaGTGACATTGATTTGATGGCACCTCAGCCAGGGGTGTAGCCAAGTAAGCACTtaattttctgtctctgcctattCCAGTTCTGAAAGACAGCAATTCTGTTGAGCTATTCACAGAAAATAGGAGAGACTTGGTGTAAATCCTCACTCTTGGATTTCTAGGTGAAAgcagtttcctttttgttttccaatttCTAATACCACCTGTTATCTGGTTGCAGAGAATGGAATTCCTGTGTATTCAAACTTCCCAAGACAGCCTACTGTCTAGGACCACCACAAGATACTACCCCCATGGCAGCTGAACCTCCACCCCCTGGGCAGCCCCCAGCTTCAGCTCAAATGTTGACTGCACAACTGTGTGTGCATCCCTACATTTCTGCACAGGGTGATCTCTGCCCTTGTCCCGAGAGGAGTAGTCATGGTTCTTGAAAACAGATTTCAAATAAAGCCTGCACACAAAGacgttttattcttttaataagaAACTTCTTTCAAAACCACGGTGTAAAAAGTCAGtttacaaaaaccaaaaaaaaaaaaaaaaaaccaaccatgaTTTGTGTTTCACACTCAAGAGACAGCAATGAGCCCCAAACATGAATTGTAATGGAGATGTTTGTctcatttaaaaaagagaatagaaaaaaaaaattgaaagggaaCCTCCTGCTCCACAGTGATAAAGCTGAACTGCACAGCTGATTCTCAAGGAGTTACTGCTGGTGAGCATTCCTGGGGAAGAAGCCATTAGGTGTTGTTGGGCATTTTAGTTCACCAGGTGGGTTTTCCAGGAACCAGGGAGGCACTGTTTTTGGAATAGAGTGAGATTTGGTGGCAGAAGAGAGCACTGATGTGTGGGTGGAGTCAGCTTGTTAGTGGGCACAAGGAAGCAACTTCCTACCCCCAGACTTATGCTAGTGCCACTGTCTGTTCTGTGGAGAGACTCCTGTGGCCGTGGGACAAGGTGGTGCTAGAAGTAGACTCTCCAGAGTCTCATTTAGTCAAATTTactagcattaaaaaaaaaaatactgcttttttGTGCAAAGGCCCCTTTGGAACTGGTCTTGGATTACAGGGCGCAAATGAGAAGGGCCAGTGTAACCGGGCCACAGCTGCATGACGATGACAGAGTTACTGCTGGCTGCTTTCCAGAAACTCATGATGTGACTTCCAAACACCCACCGAAacaaagcggggggggggggctttttttttttggaggcaggatatttgcagcctaggctggcctcagttgAAGAtgtgaagatggccttgaactcctatctTGTTGCCTCCACAGTTGGGAGTCGAGTGTGGTCTACCACGCCTGGTTTTACGTGGTGCTGAGATCAAACTCTGAGCATCAGGCTTGCTAGGTAAGCACTGTACTGACTAAGCCATGTATGATATGGGCTGGGGATACCATTTTCTTGTGAATGAAGAACCTGTGCGATGTGATGCGGGCCAGCAGAAACTGTGAGTAAATTCAGGCCTAGAATTGGCTTCACACGAATCAAGATCCTAGAGTTTATTCTGAGTCACAGATACTCTGAAGTCTGTTTTAGAAACTATTAAGAGACTGGGCTTCATGGCACATACTTAATcccagaggcatgtggatctctgaggccagcttCGTCTAaattccaggctaaccagggctacacagtgagaccatgccTTGAAAAAAAAGGTGGGGGCAGGGTCATGACTATGAATACACGGATAAGGCTTGGGTTTGAAGCCATTACTTCCAAAGGCCCATAAAGTGATTAGGAAGCAGTTTTGTAAGCTGTGTTATAGATGCAGAACCCCACATGACCACAGCTAAGCTAGGAAATAGCagcctggttttgttgttttgaagaaTAAAACCTTAAAGTATGCTATATGATCCTATAGCTGAGTAGTCTAGTTAgttaaaaaaatttctattttgaaaatcagaatCTAGATAGAATTAAgacatagcttttaaaaatatagtttttttttcattccaaatTTAAGATATAATCTCAAGTAACTTTACTCTTGCTTTTTGAAGTCATAACGCTGATTTGGCAGTTTTTGTTTGAACTGGTTTACGTGACCTGGAACCCATTGTCTCAGGCATGCTAGCTAAGTGCCGTAGCAGTGAGCTATTTCGTCAGCAgctgttgtattttaaaagaaacatgccAGCATAAGTATGGACAGAGTGAACAAAAGTGACCGCTTGCCCATAGCTACTAAGCTGTGGTGTAGTTAGAGCCATGTGTGAGTTGACAAGTAAATGGCGGTTAAAGGGTAATCCTGGACTGAGAGCAGACAGGAATGTGGAAGAGATGACGTGTACAATCCTGAGAAGGCGCTTTAGCGCTGACAAAAAAGAGAACCACCACTCTTAGCTGGTAAAAACCAAGTGACCCTGGAAAATTTCACCCCAAAGATGCACTCTTTACCTAATTAGTCCCAATTAGGAACTGGGCTGAGAGACCCAGTACCAAATGCACTTTGAATGGTGAGCCTGTCAACACCTTTGGGGAAGTCTCACGAGCTCAGCAGAAACCCTTGGGCTGGAGTGAAAGACAGGCTGTGAACAGCCCGACTCTTGCTAACCTTCCAGTCACTTAGCACCATCACAGCTGCATCTGCCCAGGAAGTCCTGAGAGTGGTGGTGTCAGGGACATCATTTTTGCATCACTCACTCTGCATATTACACAGTGTACTGGTTTGTTGTACAATCTAAAGGTTCACATGTGGGGGGATTTTTCCTACACTGCTTCCTGATGGTTTGTGCAGAAGGGCTCCAGAATTGGTGAAGATTCCACTGCCACTGATTGCCTAACTTCTGATCATTTGGCTCTCCCAACTAGCTGGAAACCCTTCCACATATAAGCTGCAACCCCAGATAGGGATATGGTACACATTCAGGAAAGGGTCACTTTCCAGAAAAGGTCAGCATTAATGTTCAGCATATACAAGAGGCAATGAACAACAGTAATGTATGTTGGCTGCCTTGAAAGACAGCTATCTGATGGAAGATTATAAATACAATTATGGACACTGGAACTCAAGAACTTGCTGGTAAGGACAATTTGCATTCATACACAGGAGATAACAATGTTCTATAAAATCTGATAGCACATACCCTTTAAACACtacagatccacctgccacttGACATAACAAAAAGGAACCCTTCCCCTTAACTTTTCAATCTCATGCAAACTGTAATTAAGAACAAGGCACCAAATTTTATGAATTGTATAAAATTAGTTCACAAAGCTTTATCAGTAAAACAAATGTCAGATCTCCCTGGCTTCCCCCCACCCGCCACCATGTTTTCATTCTGCACTACTGTCGACCTCTCAGCACTCCGGAGCACTGCCAGCCAGCCCACCGCATTGGTTTGTCTCCTGAATGTGGATGGAGCTGAAGGCATAACCAGAGCAGGGGACTCACACGATCATGAACTCTAGAAGCCTTGCCACCttgaacaaaaataaactctGCTATCGAGTCCATAGGACACACGAACACTTCTACAGTTTACAGCTTTATTCATGACATTTTTAGAGACATCTAGAAGTTCTTTACCATGTGGCACTGCCCTCCCATTTCAGCCAGAGGGGCTGGTTAAAGCTGGTAAAGCTGGCAAGAGCTCTGCCTGCCGTTTGATGAGAGCTGCAGTTTCTGGCTGCCACGGGTATCCCTGCTACTTCTGCACTAGCATGGGTGCTGCTCTTAGAGGCAACCACAAGCATGAGGGCCAGGCTAGACTGAGGTAAGAAATCATTTTTGAGGGCTGGGGTGTATTCATCTTGGCTGGCTACAGTGGTAAGTAAACACACCAGCCGATTACAaagggttcagagagagagactgctgcTGGCAGAGCAGCACCTGGCATTTGGCCTGGGGCCAGCTAGTCAAAGTCTATCTGTTCTCTTCAGAATGTATCAGTGTGATGCCAACTGACACAGCCCTCTAAGGCgctgcaggcagcagagagagcacaGCACAGCAAGGCAGCCCAGACAGTGCACAGTGCTTCTACAACAGAGATTCATGCTACTGCTCCTGCTGCCTGAAGTGCTTCTGTGGTTGCGGTGGCACCTTCATGAGGGTGGCTCAGTGGAGACAGCTAGTTTTAGATAGAACTCATTTTAACTCATTAATCTCATATGTGGGTGTTCAGTTCAGCTTATAAAGTTCCCATTCTGCTTACTGGTCTTGCTGATAGTTgacataaaactttttttttaaattgagttagaACCTTCTAATTTTCCTTTAAGTGTTTATATTGATTAATGTTTTCCCCTCTAAACAGTCAGATCTATATTCTCTGCCTGCAAGTTCTCTTTCTAGAATAAATAACACAGGGTTTAAGATGAGGTGCAATCcagtcttgtttccttttttactcCCAAtagtttgttattttcatttttcagacaaggtctcacaatgtagcctcaaactcataatcctcctgcctcacccaaGCAAGTGCCGTCCTTCCAGGGGTGTACCAGCACACCGAGCTTTGTTTTTGAATGGGCTTTGCTACCATGGTAACAAATCACTATCATGTACCTTTGTAATGTGGACCTCAGGGTACAGCTTTATATCAGAACCTCAGGCAGCGTGGACAACCGGGACACTTTAAAACAGTGTCCTGGAGAGGAGGAGGCCGTGCAAAGCTCACAAAAAAGCCTGCAGTAGACAGTAAAAACCAAACAGCACAAAAATGCCATACATTATCGCTTCCAAATAAAAGCTAATACAGAAACCTCACAGTGTTGTAAAAAAGCAAGTTTAAATCTAGCCACCCATCCCTGTCAGGGAGCTGTTTTCTGTCTGATTTCTTCCATGTCTCAGTGATGTCTGGCAGGCCTACGAGAGTTCATCTCCAATGAGGGCAGCAGTAAATACTACGGGTGTGCCTGGGAAATGGAACAGTGCGTCCTTTAGCCTCACTGTCTCTGTGCCCCACCCCTTCAACTCCCTTCAAGTGACAACTGTACTACATTAACACAAGCTACTTATTCACAGGAGAGGCTGTGGGCACTGCACAGGTCACCGCAGAGAGAATGAGAGTTTACTGTGCTTCTGTCTGGGCATTTGACTCCATTTAGAAATGGAGcaaattttaaagatgtgtttttacTAATAGCAGAGTAAAAGACAGGAGTAAAAGACAGGAGTCtctctactgcatggactgaGGGCAGGAGAGAATGGGTAGCAGAGTGGGAAGAGAACATGAAAGGCCACAACCAAGAGCTGGACAAACGGTCAGTTCCTAGGGAAGCGAAAGCTCCAAACCTTGTGAGCACCAATGTTGTAGGTGCAGGAGAGAAGCTACATAGCACACAAGGTAAGACCCTAGGGCAGCAGGCACTGGGACAATCCCCACTCGCCTTCCCGAATTCTGAGAAGGCTTCTGAACACTGACCCAAACCACAAGCTGGTTCCAGACCTGAGCCAGGGTCCTGCTACAGGACTGGAGGAGTCAGGAGTGTCCGGCTTAACATGCGCAGACCGACCATGCGCTGGTCTGTGCCTCCTATGACTGCCTCTTCAACGGGAAAGGGCTGCTAGGCCCTATCTCCCAGTCAGCGTAGAGTGAGAGGACAGCACCTCAGGAGAAGCCTGGCTCTAAAAAGCCTTCCTATTTGGCACAGGGAGATCTGCTCCATGCCCCTCACTCCCTTGATGGTCACCTCTTCTGTGAGATAAATCCTGTGGCTTTACCTTCCACTTTGGAACCAATCTTTCCCACCAGCTGCCAGCCCTGGGCCCCTCCTCATGTGCTCTGTGCAGTGCTGCAGAAAGATCCTGATTAGTAGGGGGCTCacgacagagagaagacagacatggcTGCTCTCCTGGCTGGGTGATCACTTGCCCACCCCCCTCCAGGTCCCTCAATTATCCAGAAGCAACTGACAAAAGAATCTTCATAGAAGTTACTCCTttagatttgttttatgaaaggagggaattttaaaatgttttcaaaagtgACTACCAATTTTTTGACAGGGCAGAAATCACCTGGCATTCTCTCCTTTAGGCCTAGAGAGGCAAGCCCAGTGATCTGTTACTGTGCAAGCCTTATTACCCATGAGGAAAAAGGTAAGGACATTTTACTGCATGCCTCCCAGTCAGGGGAGCGTGTATGTTCTGCCTTCGTCCTTGCTGCTGGACTGCACCTGAGCTCGGAGTTGGGTTTCTGAGAGTCTTGCGCTGCCCTGAACTGTTCTTCGAGTGTAAAAAAGGATGTAGGCCTGGGTTTTGCACACGTCCTCGACACTGCATACATCCAGCTTTGAGTCATTGCAGTGGACCCAAAAACCtaggaaaccagaagagagaaagagaaaatgataagCTAGTTTACATCTCTAGACAGGTGCTgccaggagatggggagagaacgCGGGGGACAGAGCCACCTTCTGATTACTGGTGGGGAGGCAGGGTCACCCCACTATCACCAAAAGACTCTTGCCTTCGGTACTGATGGACCAATTTTGTCCTTgtttcctttatctctttttattgTCTGCTAAAGCCTCCACAGTGCCCCAAATGTCCTCAGAGTCATTTGAGTGAGACTAGAGATTTGTAACATATCACCGTGAAGTTAAAAGGCCCCATTCTTTTTGCATGACCAAGAAGGAAGCTGAGGTCTGCAGAAATTCCATCAGTAATCAATACTACTGATGATACTGTACTAGCCTCCAGCACTAGATCTAAGTACTTAGATATGGTTAGTTCTTTTCATTCCTAAGCATAACCTTATGTCCTTACCAAACCCCCAACTTTCATAAAGCTTCTCACTGAATCTTAATGTATCTAATTTGTCCCTAGCTGACCCAGGGGGATGGAAATAATGCAAAGCAATACAGAGTGAACAAACCAACCCTTTTCCATGTCCCCGACCCTACAGAGTAAAGCGCACGCACCTCCCTCTGTGTTGTAGCAATAGGCTGTGTAGTGTCCTGAGCCAAACCCTTTCCCGTGATGCATGACCACTGCGGAGAGATCATAGGCAAAGGTCTCTTTGTCAAGAGAGGAGAGCATGTCCCTGCAGCAGTAAGGTTCCATGGTTAATACCTGGTCAAAGACGACATGGACCCCAATCTTCTCACGATGATTACGGCCAGACCACCTAGAACATGGAATGAATTTCTTACTCATTAAACTAGTTAAACAAGAAGctaggaaaataatttttgtttctctttttgccccccctcccccgctaaTCCATGTGCATATCTGCTGTGACAGTTCCATGGAGTATTTGAACCTACAAACCCCTAAAGAATGGTTCAGAGcgggtaatggtggcacacacctttaatcccaacacttgggaggcagaggtagtaggatctctgttctctgtgactttgaggccagcctgatctacagagtgagttctaggacaggctccaaagctacagagaagccctgttttgaaaaaacctAAGAAAGAAACATGGCCTCTATATAGTCTGTTACTTGCccctttcattgttattttatacTGAATCCTTGGGATGAATCTGTGTAAGCCCAAACAAGGCTAGGAGAGGATTGGCAGACATTGGGTGCAAGCTAGAAATGAAACAAGGCAAGAGGGCTGAACCCCAGGCTGCTGGCTCCAGCATCAGCTTTTCTTACTGGACAAGAACCATTGACTCTCCACAGCAAGTGCAAGGTGCCACAGAAACAGGCTTCTCCTTCTCATACCAAAAAAAAGACATCTGTCCTCCCCAACCCTCGAGGCAGCTCATCCCAAAGCTCACCTGAATCTTTTAAGGTGCAGCCGGAGGACCTGAGGTAGTCTGTAGATCATTAACTGCTTTCTGGCTTCACTCAGAACAAGGGGTTTGGGGTTAGATTTTCGTCGTTTGCCTATATGGTTTGGAAAGGTGTAAGACATAGGCAGTGAGGAGCATCAACCACAGTCACTGGCCACTCAATAGACATTCTCCTTAGTTTTATTTATGGTAGTAATACGACACATCCCAAAATTGTCTGCATTTCCCAGCTTCACAGGCCCAAATGCAGTGGCTCTGAAGTTGTGGCTAAGATGAAAAGGGTGATGGGACCCTGAGTTAACTTTGAGGATAGGAGCTTTAAACCCAAATAGTGAAACAGTAGGAGCCTGCATTCCTTGATGCCTGTGCAGCCACATGTTAGCCTTGGGATGTCCTCCAGATTCTTTTATATGACAGTCACTGTTATTGGGCTTTTAAAAGCAGCCAAACCTGATCCTGATAcatctgcttttaaatttttgccACCAGCAGCTTCCAGAGGTGATATGGGTCCTGGGTAGTATATTGCAGGTGTCATGACTTTCTTGGAATACAATAGACGGCTGCTACCACAGTGAACACACTGAGTTGAACACCAGGGTTCTATGCTTTTACATCCCTATCACTTAAATTATCATGCACTTTATGTTTAAAGggctttttcttttcacagaCAGGCCTAGCTGAACTTCCTCCTTATAACTAAACTCTGAGTCTCAGCTCCCTCACGAGGAGATATATTTTTTGAATGTTACATATATTTAACGCttaaaaaaagatgataaattaTCATTACTAAAGGACAGAATATGAAAGCAGTTTTTTCCAAcatgttttgtttatgttatacataaactttaaaaaaaataaactttggtagttgtgatggctaattttaGTTGTCACCTTGatacacctgggaagagggatcCTAATTGAAGAACTGGTtacatcagattggcctgtgagcatgtatgtgtgggaTTTCCTTGATTGTTGATGGACATAGGAGAGtatagcccactgtgggtgctcTACCAATGGGCAATTGGGCCTAGATGgcataagaaaggtagctgattGGAGCTtggaagcaagccaggaagtagCTTTCCCCCAGGGTTTCTGCTCCAAACTCTtaccttgagttccttccttgacTCCCCTTGATGAACTGCATATAACCTATaggctaaaataaaccctttcctccccaagttgctgttgGTAATGtcgtttatcacagcaacagaaagctaactaGGGCAGTAGTTCTGTGTTTTTATGCcacagatttaaaatatatttctctttctctctcacattccGTTACCCTCTTAGCCTCCTTGTTCTGgcaacttactctatagaccaggctggcctcaaactcaaagatccgcccgagccgggcggtggtggcgcacgcctttaatcccagcacttgggaggcagaggcaggtggatctctgtgagttcgagaccagcctggtctacagagctagttccagaacaggctccaaagccatagagaaaccctgtctcgaaaaacaaaaaaacaaaaaaacaaaaaaaaaagatccacctgaatgctggggttaaaggcatgtgccaccattgcctggctgaaatgtgtttcttttttcttttttttagagttattaattatatatacagtgttctatttgcatgtatgcctgcatgccaagAGAGGGCATACAGATCttattataggtggttgtgagccaccatgtggtctggaattgaactccagaccgctggaagagcagccatttctccagcccctgaagtgTGTTTCTTATAGACAAGGTGGGAAGGTAGCCAGGTTCATCTGgtccagtggttcccaacctctGGGTGaagaccccaaaggggtcaaatGATCCTTTTGTCACAGGGGTTGccaaagaccattggaaaacacagatgtttacattataatagcaaaattacagttatgaggtagaaatgaaaataattttattggtggggtcaccacaacatgaggagctgtattaaaaggttgcagagttatgaaggttgagaaccactggtctaaaccaaaagaacaaatgcTGACTCTAATTTTGTTTCTAAACTATAGACTTGTGAGTGAAATGGAGCCCTAAATCCTTAGAAAATAGACAATGGGAATAAAACCTGTGTTTCAACTGGAGACCTCTGTAAGCACTTTACTGATCCCTTAGAGGTGGTCCAGC harbors:
- the Tomm6 gene encoding mitochondrial import receptor subunit TOM6 homolog gives rise to the protein MASSGMAVSSSGSANEAPQVPDNVGDWLRGVYRFATDRNDFRRNLILNLGLFAAGVWLARNLSDIDLMAPQPGV